A stretch of Acidovorax sp. RAC01 DNA encodes these proteins:
- a CDS encoding helix-turn-helix domain-containing protein produces the protein MSTTADLVTALKKELKTAQMTYADLAQALGMAESSVKRMLAKGDMPLSRIDAICRALALDFADLARRVAEDQPLLKELTHEQEKAVVADKKLLLMAICVLSQWTLEQVTTNYRLSEAEGIKYLAQLDRIGIIELRPLNRYRLKLAKTFRWRPHGPVMNYFRDHALLDYFSGGFDGPGEGVLLVHGNISRGLAPAFMERMQRVAQDFAQQHLADQKLPEREREGYTLLLAMRSWEFEAFANMRK, from the coding sequence ATGAGCACCACCGCCGACCTCGTCACCGCCCTGAAAAAAGAACTCAAGACCGCGCAGATGACCTACGCCGACCTGGCGCAGGCGCTGGGCATGGCCGAGTCCAGTGTCAAGCGCATGCTGGCCAAGGGCGACATGCCGCTGTCGCGCATCGATGCCATCTGCCGCGCGCTGGCGCTGGACTTTGCCGACCTGGCCCGCCGCGTGGCGGAAGACCAGCCCCTGCTCAAAGAGCTGACGCACGAGCAGGAAAAGGCCGTGGTGGCCGACAAGAAGCTGCTGCTGATGGCCATTTGCGTGCTGAGCCAGTGGACGCTGGAGCAGGTGACCACCAACTACCGCCTGTCCGAGGCCGAGGGCATCAAGTACCTGGCGCAGCTCGACCGCATCGGCATCATCGAGCTGCGGCCGCTCAACCGCTACCGCCTCAAGCTCGCCAAGACCTTCCGCTGGCGCCCGCACGGCCCGGTGATGAACTACTTTCGCGACCACGCGCTGCTCGACTATTTCTCGGGCGGCTTCGATGGCCCGGGCGAGGGCGTGCTGCTGGTGCACGGCAACATCAGCCGCGGCCTGGCGCCCGCCTTCATGGAACGCATGCAGCGCGTGGCGCAGGACTTTGCCCAGCAGCACCTGGCCGACCAGAAGCTGCCCGAGCGCGAACGCGAGGGCTACACCCTGCTGCTGGCCATGCGCAGCTGGGAGTTCGAGGCGTTTGCCAACATGCGCAAGTAA
- a CDS encoding YiaA/YiaB family inner membrane protein, with protein MSSSPIVVQRDTRAWQFQVWISFGIAVFLCAVGLAWLPGQELEQAFMVMGYVFCLSAAFVLAKFVRDNDSAARRGAGDTPLWKLVVWGGFVVAMGLTGWGLLGMDINVTYKAFLGVSWLYLITTAFTLAKMLRDRHEADLLEARLQGRREAATAARTE; from the coding sequence ATGTCTTCATCTCCCATCGTTGTTCAGCGTGACACCCGGGCCTGGCAGTTCCAGGTGTGGATCTCGTTCGGCATTGCGGTGTTTCTATGTGCCGTGGGCCTGGCCTGGCTGCCGGGCCAGGAGCTGGAGCAGGCCTTCATGGTGATGGGCTATGTGTTCTGCCTCTCGGCCGCGTTTGTGCTGGCCAAGTTTGTGCGCGACAACGACAGCGCCGCCCGCCGTGGCGCAGGCGACACCCCCCTGTGGAAGCTGGTGGTGTGGGGTGGCTTTGTGGTGGCCATGGGCCTGACCGGCTGGGGCCTGCTGGGCATGGACATCAATGTGACCTACAAGGCCTTTCTGGGCGTGAGCTGGCTGTACCTCATCACCACCGCGTTCACGCTGGCCAAGATGCTGCGCGACCGCCATGAGGCCGACCTGCTCGAAGCCCGCCTGCAGGGCCGCCGCGAAGCCGCCACCGCGGCCCGCACCGAGTAA
- a CDS encoding DUF2867 domain-containing protein encodes MTHPASTAHAAHPPAARTIAVPPGTAIHATLPGADFHDAYEVPDHHPDRPALQAWLDVAAQTPSWVRALMLVRNKAVRLVGLKDLGQLDDGYPPASGRSLRDAASYAVGDRVGIFRIRHLTDREVILGQDDRHLDVQVSILKRVEGTAAPTLVLTTVVHIHNTLGHAYMAVITPFHRIIARTTAQRMAGHGPR; translated from the coding sequence ATGACCCACCCTGCCTCCACCGCCCACGCCGCCCACCCGCCAGCTGCGCGCACCATCGCAGTGCCGCCCGGCACCGCGATCCACGCCACGTTGCCCGGAGCGGATTTCCACGACGCCTACGAGGTGCCCGACCACCACCCCGACCGCCCCGCCCTGCAAGCCTGGCTGGACGTGGCCGCACAAACACCATCGTGGGTGCGCGCCCTGATGCTGGTGCGCAACAAGGCGGTGCGCCTGGTGGGCCTGAAGGACCTGGGCCAGCTCGACGACGGCTACCCACCCGCCAGCGGCCGGTCTTTGCGGGACGCCGCCAGCTACGCCGTGGGCGACCGCGTGGGCATCTTCCGCATCCGCCACCTGACGGATCGCGAGGTCATCCTCGGCCAGGACGACCGCCATCTGGACGTGCAGGTGTCCATCCTCAAACGGGTGGAAGGCACGGCGGCGCCCACGCTGGTGCTGACCACCGTGGTGCACATCCACAACACGCTGGGCCATGCCTACATGGCCGTCATCACCCCGTTCCACCGCATCATTGCTCGGACCACGGCGCAGCGCATGGCAGGCCATGGGCCGCGCTGA
- a CDS encoding YXWGXW repeat-containing protein, with translation MARHALVAVSIAFASLGTAAVAQAQTRATIVVQAGSPQHYGYAAPVPVQYGAPPPPRYEAVPHARRGMAWVPGHWEWRGHRHVWMSGYWVKARPGHHYRAHQWQERDGRWYAEPGRWDRDGDGVANRHDRDRDGDGIRNRNDRRPDNPYRY, from the coding sequence ATGGCACGCCATGCTCTTGTTGCAGTTTCCATCGCCTTCGCTTCGCTGGGCACCGCCGCCGTGGCGCAGGCGCAGACCCGCGCCACCATCGTCGTGCAGGCGGGCAGCCCGCAGCACTACGGGTACGCGGCACCCGTGCCGGTGCAGTACGGCGCGCCGCCACCCCCGCGGTATGAAGCGGTGCCGCATGCGCGGCGCGGCATGGCCTGGGTGCCTGGCCACTGGGAGTGGCGCGGCCACCGCCATGTGTGGATGTCGGGCTACTGGGTGAAGGCGCGGCCTGGCCACCACTACCGCGCACACCAGTGGCAGGAGCGCGACGGCCGCTGGTACGCCGAGCCCGGCCGCTGGGACCGTGACGGTGACGGCGTGGCCAACCGGCACGACCGGGACCGCGACGGTGATGGAATCCGCAACCGCAATGACCGCCGGCCCGACAACCCTTACCGCTACTGA
- a CDS encoding saccharopine dehydrogenase family protein: MTKPFDLVVHGATGFTGRLVVEYLLRQYPAGSGLRWAMGGRSAEKLAAVRDEVGAPADTPLVVTDTTHPASLQALMDCTRLVLTTVGPYQLYGNELVAACAASGVDYVDLCGEPAWMRHMIDAHEAAAKASGARIVFSCGFDSIPFDMGVFLLQKEFRHRHAHPASRVRGRVRKMKGTFSGGTAASLKATMAAAATTPGVLDLLKNPFSLTPGFEGPRQPSGHKPMVDEALGEGVWVAPFVMAAINTRNVHRSNFLLQHAYGTDFVYDEMLITGPGEKGEAIANAVAGDKSLGSDTGPKPGEGPSREERENGFYDVLFLGTDDAGHSVRVGVKGDRDPGYGSTSKMITEAAVCLLQDAKDTAGGIWTPAPAMGQALIDRLQAHAGLTFAIEA; this comes from the coding sequence ATGACCAAACCCTTTGACCTCGTCGTGCACGGCGCCACCGGCTTCACGGGCCGCCTTGTGGTCGAGTACCTGCTGCGCCAGTACCCCGCCGGCAGCGGCCTGCGCTGGGCCATGGGCGGCCGCAGCGCCGAGAAGCTGGCGGCCGTGCGCGATGAAGTGGGCGCCCCGGCCGACACCCCGCTGGTGGTGACCGACACCACCCACCCTGCCAGCCTGCAGGCGCTGATGGACTGCACGCGCCTGGTGCTCACCACCGTGGGCCCCTACCAGCTGTATGGCAACGAACTGGTGGCCGCCTGCGCCGCCAGCGGTGTGGACTATGTGGACCTGTGCGGCGAACCTGCGTGGATGCGCCACATGATCGACGCGCACGAGGCCGCGGCCAAGGCCAGCGGTGCGCGCATCGTGTTCTCGTGCGGGTTCGACTCCATCCCGTTCGACATGGGCGTGTTCCTGCTGCAAAAGGAGTTCCGCCACCGCCACGCCCACCCCGCCAGCCGTGTGCGTGGCCGGGTGCGCAAGATGAAGGGCACCTTCTCGGGCGGCACCGCCGCCAGCCTGAAGGCCACCATGGCAGCCGCGGCCACCACGCCCGGCGTGCTCGACCTGCTCAAGAACCCGTTCTCGCTCACCCCTGGCTTTGAAGGCCCGCGCCAGCCATCGGGCCACAAGCCGATGGTCGATGAAGCGCTTGGCGAGGGCGTGTGGGTGGCGCCGTTTGTGATGGCCGCCATCAACACGCGCAACGTGCACCGCTCCAACTTTTTGCTGCAGCATGCCTACGGCACCGACTTTGTGTACGACGAGATGCTCATCACCGGCCCTGGCGAAAAGGGCGAGGCCATCGCCAACGCGGTGGCGGGCGACAAGTCGCTGGGCTCCGACACCGGCCCCAAGCCGGGCGAAGGCCCCTCGCGCGAGGAGCGCGAAAACGGTTTCTATGACGTGCTGTTTTTGGGCACCGACGATGCGGGCCACAGCGTGCGCGTGGGCGTCAAGGGCGACCGCGATCCGGGCTACGGCTCCACCTCGAAGATGATCACCGAAGCCGCCGTGTGCCTGCTGCAGGACGCCAAAGACACGGCAGGCGGCATCTGGACGCCTGCGCCTGCCATGGGCCAGGCCCTCATCGACCGCCTGCAGGCCCACGCAGGCCTGACGTTCGCCATCGAGGCCTGA
- a CDS encoding Lrp/AsnC family transcriptional regulator, whose protein sequence is MCTTKVRAKNVPQADVSADLDRTDKAILRQLQRDASLSNVALAAKVHLSPPACLRRVERLRRLGLIDKVVALLNPQAVGAGMLVMIGVVLDRSTPDSFAAFEKAAAKVSGCMECHVVTGEFDYFMLVRTRDNDSFNRLHAEQLLYLPGVRQVRSFMVLRNVLSTTELPLAV, encoded by the coding sequence ATGTGCACAACAAAAGTTCGTGCCAAGAATGTGCCGCAGGCCGATGTGTCTGCCGACCTCGACCGCACTGACAAGGCCATCCTGCGCCAGCTGCAGCGCGACGCGTCACTGTCGAACGTCGCGCTGGCCGCCAAGGTGCATCTGAGCCCGCCCGCCTGCCTGCGCCGGGTAGAGCGCCTGCGGCGCCTGGGTCTCATCGACAAGGTGGTGGCGCTGCTCAACCCGCAGGCCGTGGGTGCGGGCATGCTGGTGATGATTGGCGTGGTGCTGGACCGCTCCACGCCCGATTCCTTTGCCGCCTTCGAGAAGGCCGCCGCCAAGGTCTCGGGCTGCATGGAATGCCATGTGGTCACCGGCGAGTTCGACTACTTCATGCTGGTGCGAACGCGCGACAACGACAGCTTCAACCGCCTGCACGCCGAGCAACTGCTCTACCTGCCGGGCGTGCGGCAGGTACGCTCGTTCATGGTGCTGCGCAACGTGCTCTCGACCACCGAATTGCCGCTGGCGGTGTAG
- a CDS encoding MFS transporter has product MTTDTRTPPAAAGPVPAHHEDPNQFALLRQRRFAPFFWTQFSGAANDNLFKFAFTVMVTYQLSVSWLPPAMAGLVIGALFILPFLLFSATSGQLTDKYDKTKMIRFVKNMEIAIMLVAAFGFMTDNVPILLLCTFLMGVHSTLFGPVKFAYMPQVLSERELTGGNGMVEMGTFVAILLGNVAGGLLVAIPGIGHTTVAVACVVAALAGRAVAQFIPSVPATDPGLTINWNPFTETWRNLKLAHENIVVFRSLLGISWMWFFGAVFLSQFPSLAKEVLHGNEQVASLLLVVFSIGIGIGSLLCEVLSRRHVEIGLVPLGAIGMSVFSIDLYFASRSLPPSDIMGLAAFMAQGAHWRVMLDLLLLSLFAGLYSVPMYALIQMRSQPTHRARIIAANNILNALFMIASSLIAGALLGAGFTVPQIFLFTGIANAVVAFYIFMLVPEYLLRFIAWVSSRFVYRFKVQGDEHLPSSGAAILACNHVSFVDAVLLMAASPRPIYFVMDHRIFRVPVLGWLFRLAKAIPIAPYKEDPQTYEAAFERATQVLREGDLLAIFPEGGITKDGQLQEFKGGIMKIIERARAEGIEAPVIPMALTNLWGSYFSRIEQGGAMVRPFRRGFYSRVGLNVGEAVAPAAVQPALLRERVEKLLAA; this is encoded by the coding sequence ATGACGACCGACACCCGCACCCCACCCGCGGCCGCTGGCCCTGTGCCCGCGCACCACGAAGACCCGAACCAGTTCGCCCTGCTGCGCCAGCGGCGCTTTGCGCCGTTCTTCTGGACGCAGTTTTCTGGCGCGGCCAACGACAACCTGTTCAAGTTCGCGTTCACTGTGATGGTGACCTACCAGCTCAGCGTGTCGTGGCTGCCGCCTGCCATGGCGGGGCTGGTGATTGGTGCGCTGTTCATCCTGCCGTTCCTGCTGTTCTCGGCCACATCGGGCCAGCTGACTGACAAGTACGACAAGACCAAGATGATCCGGTTCGTGAAGAACATGGAGATCGCCATCATGCTGGTGGCAGCCTTTGGGTTCATGACGGACAACGTGCCCATCCTGCTGCTGTGCACCTTCCTCATGGGGGTGCATTCCACGCTGTTCGGCCCCGTCAAGTTCGCCTACATGCCCCAGGTGCTGAGCGAGCGGGAGCTGACGGGCGGCAACGGCATGGTCGAGATGGGCACCTTTGTGGCCATCCTGCTGGGCAATGTGGCCGGTGGCCTGCTGGTGGCCATACCCGGCATTGGCCACACCACGGTGGCCGTGGCCTGCGTGGTGGCGGCGCTGGCCGGGCGCGCGGTGGCGCAGTTCATTCCGTCGGTGCCCGCCACCGACCCGGGCCTGACCATCAACTGGAACCCCTTCACCGAAACCTGGCGCAACCTCAAGCTCGCGCACGAGAACATCGTGGTGTTCCGCTCGCTGCTGGGCATCAGCTGGATGTGGTTTTTTGGCGCGGTGTTTCTGAGCCAGTTCCCCAGCCTGGCCAAGGAGGTGCTGCATGGCAACGAGCAGGTGGCGTCGCTGCTGCTGGTGGTGTTTTCCATTGGCATCGGCATCGGCTCGCTGCTGTGCGAGGTGCTCTCGCGCCGCCATGTCGAGATCGGCCTGGTGCCGCTGGGCGCCATTGGCATGAGCGTGTTCTCCATCGACCTGTACTTTGCATCGCGCAGCCTGCCGCCGTCCGACATCATGGGCCTGGCCGCCTTCATGGCCCAGGGCGCGCACTGGCGCGTGATGCTGGATTTGCTGCTGCTCAGCCTGTTTGCGGGCCTGTACAGCGTGCCCATGTACGCACTGATCCAGATGCGCAGCCAGCCCACGCACCGCGCACGCATCATCGCGGCCAACAACATCCTGAACGCGCTGTTCATGATCGCCAGCTCGCTCATCGCGGGCGCCTTGCTGGGCGCGGGCTTCACGGTGCCGCAGATCTTTTTGTTCACCGGCATCGCCAACGCGGTGGTGGCGTTCTACATCTTCATGCTGGTGCCCGAGTATTTGCTGCGCTTCATCGCGTGGGTGTCGTCGCGCTTTGTGTACCGCTTCAAGGTGCAGGGCGACGAGCATCTGCCGTCAAGCGGCGCGGCCATCCTGGCCTGCAACCATGTGAGTTTTGTCGATGCCGTGCTGCTGATGGCTGCCAGCCCACGGCCCATCTACTTCGTGATGGACCACCGCATCTTCCGCGTGCCGGTGCTGGGCTGGCTGTTCCGCCTGGCCAAGGCCATTCCCATCGCGCCCTACAAGGAAGACCCCCAGACCTACGAAGCGGCCTTTGAGCGTGCCACGCAGGTGCTGCGCGAAGGCGACCTGCTGGCCATCTTCCCTGAAGGCGGCATCACCAAGGACGGGCAGCTGCAGGAGTTCAAGGGCGGCATCATGAAGATCATCGAGCGCGCCCGCGCTGAGGGCATCGAGGCCCCGGTGATCCCCATGGCGCTGACCAACCTGTGGGGTTCGTACTTCAGCCGCATCGAACAGGGCGGGGCCATGGTGCGGCCGTTCCGCCGCGGGTTCTACAGCCGGGTGGGGCTCAACGTGGGCGAGGCCGTGGCGCCCGCTGCGGTGCAGCCTGCGCTGCTGCGGGAGCGGGTGGAAAAGCTCTTGGCAGCCTGA
- a CDS encoding 1-aminocyclopropane-1-carboxylate deaminase gives MNLQKFARHPLTFGPSPITPLPRLSAHLGGKVHLYAKREDCNSGLAFGGNKTRKLEYLIPEAIAGGYDTLVSIGGIQSNQTRQVAAVAAHLGMKCVLVQENWVNYSDAVYDRVGNIEMSRIMGADVRLDAAGFDIGIRPSWEQAMDDVKKAGGKPFPIPAGCSEHPYGGLGFVGFAEEVRQQEKELGFAFDYIVVCSVTGSTQAGMVVGFAADGRARKVIGIDASAKPEKTHAQILRIAQNTAELVELGQPITAEDVVLDTRYGGPEYGLPSEGTLEAIRLCARQEGMLTDPVYEGKSMHGMIDMVRNGEFPEGSRVLYAHLGGVPALNAYSFLFRNG, from the coding sequence ATGAACCTGCAGAAATTTGCCCGCCACCCACTCACCTTCGGCCCCTCGCCCATCACGCCGCTGCCGCGCCTGTCGGCCCATCTGGGCGGCAAGGTGCATCTGTATGCCAAGCGAGAGGACTGCAACAGCGGCCTGGCCTTTGGCGGCAACAAGACGCGCAAGCTCGAATACCTGATCCCCGAAGCCATCGCTGGCGGCTACGACACGCTGGTGTCGATTGGCGGCATCCAGTCCAACCAGACGCGCCAGGTGGCGGCCGTCGCGGCGCACCTTGGCATGAAGTGCGTGCTGGTGCAGGAGAACTGGGTGAACTACTCCGACGCGGTGTACGACCGTGTGGGCAACATCGAGATGAGCCGCATCATGGGCGCCGACGTGCGCCTGGACGCGGCGGGCTTCGACATCGGCATCCGCCCCAGCTGGGAGCAGGCCATGGACGATGTGAAGAAGGCGGGAGGCAAGCCCTTCCCGATTCCGGCAGGCTGCTCCGAGCACCCGTACGGTGGCCTGGGCTTTGTGGGCTTTGCCGAGGAAGTGCGCCAGCAAGAGAAGGAGCTGGGCTTTGCGTTCGACTACATCGTCGTGTGCTCGGTCACCGGCAGCACGCAGGCGGGCATGGTGGTGGGCTTTGCAGCCGATGGCCGTGCGCGCAAGGTGATCGGCATCGACGCATCGGCCAAGCCCGAGAAGACGCATGCGCAGATTTTGCGTATCGCGCAGAACACCGCTGAACTGGTGGAACTGGGACAGCCCATCACCGCCGAAGACGTGGTACTGGACACCCGCTACGGCGGCCCCGAGTACGGCCTGCCGAGCGAAGGCACGCTCGAAGCCATCCGCCTGTGCGCCCGCCAGGAAGGCATGCTGACCGACCCGGTGTACGAAGGCAAGTCCATGCACGGAATGATCGACATGGTGCGCAACGGCGAGTTCCCCGAAGGCTCCCGCGTGCTGTACGCGCACCTGGGAGGGGTGCCGGCGTTGAACGCCTACAGCTTTCTTTTTCGCAACGGCTGA
- a CDS encoding TetR/AcrR family transcriptional regulator: protein MKTTRQQQDATRRQIVASAVDLMTRQGFDGTTMKDITRAAGIGDATIYKYFPTKDRIVLGYLDEVVHSALADALQTPGFVDYGLQEKLQRLTDAVIERLLPDREFAAQVRGLTGRSPLSMLAEPLAARQALRETVASFLEAAEATGEIEPCDFKNLAGSLYTDYLVGVVGYWLADTSDEFADTTQLVDLSLGVLVQALRSGLVNRVLQLGGFVLRSQMARMVQHGSGLLGMLQMARSALGAVPPAGSPGAARAHANPATTAPPAAAPRKPRKAPAAAASVAKAPTRTRASHKKATP, encoded by the coding sequence ATGAAAACCACCCGCCAGCAACAAGACGCCACGCGCCGCCAGATCGTGGCCAGCGCGGTGGACCTGATGACCCGCCAGGGCTTTGACGGCACGACGATGAAAGACATCACGCGGGCGGCAGGCATTGGCGACGCCACGATCTACAAGTACTTCCCGACCAAGGACCGCATCGTGCTCGGCTACCTCGACGAGGTGGTGCACAGCGCGCTGGCCGATGCCCTGCAGACGCCAGGCTTTGTCGACTACGGCCTGCAGGAAAAGCTGCAGCGCCTGACCGATGCGGTGATCGAGCGCCTGCTGCCCGACCGCGAGTTCGCCGCGCAGGTGCGCGGGCTGACGGGGCGCTCGCCGCTGTCGATGCTGGCCGAGCCCCTGGCCGCCCGCCAGGCGCTGCGCGAGACGGTGGCCAGCTTTCTGGAAGCCGCCGAAGCCACAGGCGAAATCGAGCCGTGCGACTTCAAGAACCTGGCCGGCAGCCTGTACACCGACTACCTGGTGGGCGTGGTGGGCTACTGGCTGGCCGACACGTCGGACGAGTTTGCCGACACCACGCAGCTGGTGGACCTGTCGCTGGGGGTGCTGGTGCAGGCGCTGCGCAGCGGGCTGGTGAACCGCGTGCTGCAGCTGGGCGGCTTTGTGCTGCGCAGCCAGATGGCCCGCATGGTGCAGCACGGCAGCGGCCTGCTGGGCATGCTGCAGATGGCGCGCAGCGCGCTGGGTGCCGTGCCCCCCGCAGGGTCGCCCGGCGCCGCCCGCGCGCATGCAAACCCTGCCACCACCGCACCGCCCGCTGCAGCCCCACGCAAGCCGCGTAAAGCGCCGGCAGCCGCTGCCAGCGTTGCCAAGGCGCCCACCCGGACCCGTGCCAGCCACAAGAAAGCCACACCATGA
- a CDS encoding EamA family transporter → MNSSLTARDLSLALLVIVVWGLNFAVIKVGVADMPPLLLGALRYLLAAFPALLFVKPPKVPLRLYLLYGMTMAVAQFALLFTAIHIGMPSGLASLVLQSQSFFTLLLAVVLLREKWQGNQVAGLALAGVGLVLIGSAHGASMPLAGFALTVAAAAMWGCGNLVTRAVGRHGPMNQFAFIVWSSVVAPLPFLALSLWLDGPATVWAAVQHLSLQSMAAVAYIAWISTLLGFGLWTYLMSRYPVNRVAPFTLLVPVVGLTTGWAVFGEQLLPVHFAGAGLLMAGLVVNVFGGPAWAAMVGRLRGAQ, encoded by the coding sequence ATGAACAGCTCCCTCACCGCCCGCGACCTCTCCCTGGCGTTGCTCGTCATTGTGGTGTGGGGCCTCAACTTCGCAGTCATCAAGGTCGGCGTGGCCGACATGCCGCCCCTGCTGCTGGGCGCACTGCGCTACCTGCTGGCGGCGTTTCCGGCGCTGCTGTTCGTCAAGCCGCCCAAGGTGCCGCTCAGGCTGTACCTGCTCTACGGCATGACCATGGCCGTGGCCCAGTTTGCGCTGCTGTTCACGGCCATCCACATCGGCATGCCCTCGGGCCTGGCCTCGCTGGTGCTGCAGTCGCAGTCGTTCTTCACGCTGCTGCTGGCCGTGGTGCTGCTGCGCGAGAAGTGGCAGGGCAATCAGGTGGCAGGCCTGGCGCTGGCCGGTGTGGGGCTGGTGCTGATCGGCAGTGCGCATGGGGCATCCATGCCGCTGGCGGGCTTTGCCCTGACGGTGGCCGCTGCGGCCATGTGGGGCTGCGGCAACCTTGTGACCCGGGCGGTAGGCCGCCATGGGCCCATGAACCAGTTCGCCTTCATCGTGTGGTCCAGCGTGGTGGCGCCGCTGCCGTTTCTCGCGCTGTCGCTGTGGCTGGATGGGCCCGCTACGGTGTGGGCTGCGGTGCAACACCTGTCACTCCAGTCCATGGCTGCCGTGGCCTACATTGCCTGGATTTCGACCCTGCTGGGCTTCGGGCTGTGGACGTACCTCATGTCGCGCTACCCTGTGAACCGCGTGGCGCCCTTCACGCTGCTGGTACCCGTGGTGGGCCTGACCACCGGCTGGGCCGTGTTTGGGGAGCAGTTGCTACCCGTGCACTTTGCAGGCGCAGGGCTCTTGATGGCGGGGCTGGTGGTCAACGTGTTTGGTGGCCCGGCCTGGGCGGCCATGGTGGGACGGCTGCGCGGCGCTCAGTAA
- a CDS encoding ABC1 kinase family protein: MGRADAPRTGRLARGAITGLAAARIGMAELGMRVRQRDPDAQAEHEAAVGRILFGALGQLRGTALKVSQLLSMHPDVLPEGVRRELARAQHQATPLNRALVGRVFRQAFGCEPEALFSHFEPAAFAAASLGQVHRAELAGHGTVAVKVQYPGIAATIGSDMKLMRAALATLGHTGMPMPAPAVVDSVMDGIEATLLREVDYLREAEAMEWFAQHAAVPGIVMAQPVLSHTRAQVLTQQHLPGLHIDAWLATGPTQQARDGAGQALWDWFMHCIWVLGRVHADPHPGNFLFLPAEGPDPGCRVGVLDFGCTQQLSPAFRAGIAHAWGALLQPEADTARNAAVLAAYQSLGLISPAVTPQQYAADMAPALADMQAWQIEPFTQAVFDFGAKRPPPITRAEHQRVLGQHLAQVPGEMPGFERMWMGLMHLLTRLGARVHTGAGAALAYGGRP, encoded by the coding sequence ATGGGCCGCGCTGACGCACCGCGCACCGGCCGGCTGGCCCGCGGCGCAATCACCGGGCTGGCGGCGGCACGCATCGGCATGGCCGAGCTGGGCATGCGCGTGCGCCAGCGCGACCCCGATGCCCAGGCCGAACACGAAGCCGCCGTGGGCCGCATCCTGTTTGGCGCATTGGGGCAGTTGCGCGGCACGGCGCTCAAGGTGTCGCAGCTGCTGAGCATGCACCCCGATGTGCTGCCCGAAGGCGTGCGCCGCGAGCTGGCACGCGCCCAGCACCAGGCCACGCCGCTCAACCGCGCCCTGGTGGGCCGCGTGTTCCGCCAGGCGTTCGGGTGCGAGCCCGAGGCACTGTTCAGCCATTTCGAGCCCGCCGCGTTTGCCGCTGCCAGCCTGGGCCAGGTGCACCGCGCCGAGCTGGCAGGCCACGGCACCGTGGCGGTGAAGGTGCAATACCCCGGCATCGCGGCCACCATCGGCAGCGACATGAAGCTGATGCGCGCCGCACTGGCCACGCTGGGCCACACCGGCATGCCCATGCCCGCCCCGGCGGTGGTCGACAGCGTGATGGATGGCATCGAGGCCACACTGCTGCGCGAGGTGGACTACCTGCGCGAGGCCGAAGCAATGGAATGGTTTGCGCAACACGCAGCCGTGCCGGGCATCGTGATGGCGCAGCCGGTGCTGTCGCACACCCGGGCGCAGGTGCTTACGCAGCAGCACCTGCCCGGGCTGCACATCGATGCCTGGCTGGCCACCGGCCCCACGCAGCAGGCGCGCGACGGTGCGGGCCAGGCGCTGTGGGACTGGTTCATGCACTGCATCTGGGTGCTGGGCCGCGTGCATGCCGATCCGCACCCGGGCAACTTCCTGTTCCTTCCCGCCGAAGGGCCTGACCCTGGTTGCCGCGTGGGCGTGCTCGACTTCGGCTGCACGCAGCAGCTTTCGCCCGCATTCCGTGCGGGCATCGCGCATGCCTGGGGCGCACTGCTGCAGCCCGAAGCCGACACCGCCCGCAACGCCGCTGTGCTGGCCGCCTACCAGTCGCTCGGGCTCATCAGCCCCGCCGTCACGCCGCAGCAGTACGCCGCCGACATGGCACCCGCACTGGCCGACATGCAGGCGTGGCAGATCGAGCCCTTCACGCAGGCGGTGTTCGACTTTGGCGCCAAGCGCCCGCCGCCCATCACCCGCGCCGAACACCAGCGCGTGCTGGGCCAGCACCTGGCCCAGGTGCCCGGCGAGATGCCGGGGTTCGAACGCATGTGGATGGGGCTGATGCACCTGCTCACGCGGCTGGGTGCGCGGGTGCACACCGGGGCTGGCGCGGCACTGGCATACGGGGGCAGGCCATGA